The Sphingobacteriales bacterium genome has a segment encoding these proteins:
- a CDS encoding nucleoside-diphosphate kinase, whose translation MAGNRTFTMVKPDAVRNNYIGGILAMMNEGGFRIVAMKYLRLSKEQAGAFYAVHKERPFYGELVEFMSSGPIVAAILEKDNAVEDFRTLIGATNPAQAAEGTIRKKYATSIGENAVHGSDSDENARIEGDFFFSSLERF comes from the coding sequence ATGGCAGGTAACAGAACTTTTACGATGGTAAAACCCGATGCAGTACGCAACAACTACATCGGCGGTATTTTGGCGATGATGAACGAGGGCGGTTTTCGGATAGTGGCGATGAAATATCTGCGCCTGAGCAAAGAGCAGGCGGGAGCATTTTATGCCGTACACAAGGAGCGTCCTTTTTATGGCGAATTGGTGGAGTTTATGTCTTCGGGACCGATTGTGGCGGCGATTTTGGAAAAAGACAATGCCGTAGAAGATTTTCGCACGCTCATCGGAGCTACGAATCCGGCGCAGGCAGCAGAGGGCACTATCCGCAAAAAATACGCCACGAGCATCGGCGAAAATGCCGTACACGGCTCTGACTCTGACGAAAACGCCCGCATCGAAGGCGATTTCTTTTTTAGTAGTTTGGAGCGTTTTTAG
- a CDS encoding YitT family protein, whose product MNPFWTQIIVQTILKHKRKEKNNHQEQHRYSDFELAKAYREFTIALKRYIKDFLLITIGIFSASFGFKGFLLTNHFIDGGATGISLLISALTEIPLYLLIIVVNIPFIILGYHVMGREFAVKTTLSIVGLSIVLATVDFPNVTDDKLLVAVFGGFFLGAGIGFAIRGGSVIDGTEVLAIFLSRKLGATIGDIIIVINVLIFLAATYLLSIEIALYSMITYLAASKTLDFIVEGIEEYIGVMIVATHSEEIRLMIIHTMGRGATIYRGKRGYGKRGEIKEVDIIYTVITRLELSKLNTEIEKIEPTAFVVMNSVIDTKGGMIKKRPLKH is encoded by the coding sequence ATGAATCCATTCTGGACACAAATAATCGTTCAAACCATTCTCAAACATAAACGCAAAGAAAAAAACAATCATCAAGAGCAACATCGTTATTCTGACTTTGAGCTTGCCAAAGCCTACAGAGAATTTACAATAGCCTTAAAGCGTTATATCAAAGATTTTTTACTCATTACCATTGGTATATTTTCTGCTTCATTTGGCTTTAAAGGTTTTCTTTTAACCAACCATTTTATAGATGGCGGAGCAACGGGCATTTCTTTGCTTATTTCCGCATTGACGGAAATTCCCCTTTATCTTTTAATTATTGTGGTAAATATCCCGTTTATCATACTCGGCTATCATGTAATGGGTAGGGAGTTTGCCGTCAAAACAACACTTTCCATCGTCGGGCTTTCAATTGTGCTGGCAACGGTGGATTTCCCGAATGTAACCGATGATAAATTATTGGTGGCAGTTTTTGGCGGGTTCTTTTTGGGGGCGGGCATCGGCTTTGCCATTCGGGGAGGCTCGGTGATTGACGGAACGGAGGTGCTTGCCATTTTTTTAAGTCGCAAACTCGGAGCTACGATTGGCGATATCATTATCGTCATCAACGTTTTGATTTTTTTGGCTGCCACTTATCTATTAAGTATAGAGATAGCTTTATACTCTATGATTACTTACTTGGCAGCTTCCAAAACGCTCGATTTTATTGTAGAAGGCATTGAAGAATATATCGGCGTAATGATAGTTGCAACGCACAGCGAAGAAATTCGCCTTATGATTATTCATACTATGGGGCGCGGCGCAACTATTTACAGGGGTAAGCGCGGCTATGGCAAACGTGGCGAAATCAAAGAAGTGGATATTATTTATACAGTTATTACACGACTTGAACTCAGTAAGCTGAATACAGAAATTGAAAAAATTGAACCGACCGCTTTTGTGGTTATGAACAGCGTAATAGATACCAAAGGCGGAATGATAAAAAAAAGACCCCTCAAACATTGA
- a CDS encoding multicopper oxidase domain-containing protein has product MDNQKTIGKKVLPIIVLLLLASNVYAQKVVRYDLYVRDSLVNFSGKAKKAIAVNGQIPMPTLTFTEGDTAEIHVYNQLKESTSLHWHGLFVPNQEDGVPYLTQMPIAPNTAYVYRFPIKQNGTHWYHSHSGLQEQIGMYGSLILKKRINDPYLREGIDDLPTIPIILRNGQTINLRNIHRMLHNATDWFAIKKGATQSYSEAIKEGYFKTKLTNEWKRLLAMDVSDIYYDKILINGKNESQMSQFQAGDSVRLRVSNGGASTYFWLTYAGGKITVVANDGNDVLPVQVDRLIIGVSETYDIILTIPTENTSFELLATTEDRTKSASIYLGSGIKQLANPLPRLHYFEGMKMMNNMMKMNGKMNDMGMNMSLQKMDMNTVMYPEISGHRKAIKSTSSNHFTSNADIVTLNYSMLKSPLKTSLSTDAPLREFKFELTGNMNRYVWSLNNKVLYESDKILIKKGEIVRIILYNNSMMRHPMHLHGHDFRILNGKGEYAPLKNVLDIMPMESDTIEFEANLDGDWFFHCHILYHMMAGMNRVFSYENQPINTLLPDKTWAYKQLQRESNRLHFMAQNDFASNGNDGMEMIQNTRWSFGTEWRLGYNRMHGYESETHIGRYIGKMQWLMPFVGFDWRYRQITQNEFEENLFGQKNTKDNRTQFSIGIAYTLPMLVILQTELYHDGNLRIQLKREDIPVSERLRAAFMVNSDQEYMVGLSYILTKNSGFRAHFDSDMGFGLGLVLNY; this is encoded by the coding sequence ATGGATAATCAAAAAACTATTGGTAAAAAAGTGTTGCCGATAATCGTTTTACTGCTATTGGCATCGAATGTATATGCCCAAAAGGTAGTACGATATGATCTATATGTAAGAGACTCCCTCGTCAATTTTAGCGGAAAGGCAAAAAAAGCCATTGCAGTAAATGGTCAAATACCAATGCCTACACTTACCTTTACAGAAGGTGACACAGCAGAAATTCATGTATATAATCAGCTCAAAGAAAGCACCTCCTTACATTGGCATGGGCTGTTTGTGCCCAACCAAGAAGATGGGGTTCCTTATTTAACACAAATGCCTATTGCGCCAAATACAGCCTATGTTTATCGGTTTCCTATTAAACAAAACGGAACTCATTGGTATCATAGTCATAGCGGATTGCAAGAACAAATAGGCATGTATGGATCTTTAATTTTAAAAAAGAGAATAAACGATCCTTATCTTAGAGAAGGTATTGACGATTTGCCTACAATCCCCATTATTTTGAGGAATGGACAGACTATAAACCTGAGAAATATACACAGAATGTTGCATAATGCAACAGATTGGTTTGCAATCAAAAAAGGGGCTACTCAAAGCTATTCAGAAGCCATAAAAGAAGGTTATTTCAAAACCAAACTAACCAACGAGTGGAAACGCCTGTTGGCAATGGATGTGAGCGATATTTATTATGATAAAATCCTAATAAACGGTAAAAATGAAAGCCAGATGTCGCAATTTCAAGCTGGAGACAGCGTGCGGTTGCGTGTCTCTAATGGAGGAGCTTCTACCTATTTTTGGCTCACTTATGCCGGGGGCAAAATTACAGTAGTTGCAAATGATGGAAACGACGTACTTCCTGTGCAAGTAGATAGGTTGATAATAGGTGTTTCAGAAACCTACGATATTATCCTCACAATCCCGACAGAAAATACGTCCTTTGAATTGTTAGCCACCACAGAAGATCGCACCAAATCGGCTTCTATTTATTTAGGTTCTGGTATCAAACAGTTGGCAAACCCGCTACCTCGATTACACTATTTTGAGGGAATGAAAATGATGAACAATATGATGAAAATGAATGGAAAAATGAATGACATGGGTATGAATATGAGTCTGCAGAAAATGGATATGAATACAGTCATGTACCCTGAAATATCAGGTCATAGAAAGGCAATAAAAAGTACTTCTTCAAACCATTTCACAAGTAATGCAGATATAGTAACACTCAATTATTCTATGCTGAAATCACCTTTAAAAACCTCACTTTCTACAGATGCACCGTTGAGAGAATTTAAATTTGAATTAACCGGAAATATGAATCGTTATGTATGGAGCTTGAACAACAAAGTACTTTACGAATCCGATAAAATTCTAATTAAAAAAGGAGAAATAGTAAGAATTATACTTTACAACAATTCAATGATGCGTCATCCAATGCACTTACATGGGCATGACTTTAGAATTTTAAATGGAAAGGGGGAATATGCGCCACTAAAAAATGTTTTGGATATTATGCCAATGGAATCTGATACCATTGAGTTTGAAGCCAATCTTGATGGCGATTGGTTCTTTCATTGTCATATTCTATATCACATGATGGCAGGTATGAATCGTGTATTTAGTTATGAAAATCAACCAATAAACACGTTATTACCCGACAAAACGTGGGCTTATAAGCAATTACAAAGAGAAAGTAATCGACTGCATTTTATGGCTCAAAATGATTTTGCCTCTAATGGAAATGATGGTATGGAAATGATCCAAAACACACGTTGGAGTTTTGGTACAGAATGGCGTTTGGGGTACAACAGAATGCACGGTTATGAAAGTGAAACTCATATTGGCAGATATATCGGAAAAATGCAATGGTTAATGCCTTTTGTTGGGTTTGATTGGCGTTATCGTCAAATTACACAAAACGAATTTGAAGAAAACCTCTTTGGGCAAAAAAATACCAAAGACAATAGAACTCAATTTAGCATAGGAATTGCCTACACTTTACCAATGCTTGTTATTCTACAAACAGAATTATACCATGATGGTAATTTAAGAATACAATTAAAACGGGAAGATATTCCTGTTTCGGAAAGATTGAGAGCTGCATTTATGGTAAATTCAGATCAGGAATACATGGTAGGTCTCAGCTATATTTTAACTAAAAATTCAGGTTTTAGGGCTCATTTTGATAGTGATATGGGCTTTGGGCTTGGTTTGGTCTTGAATTATTAA
- a CDS encoding DUF3347 domain-containing protein, with product MKSTNILIVIALLLSLTACNAQIKNPITENVKIYGNCGMCERTIEKAGNIKKIAKVDWNKDTKIATLTYDTSKINQDEILKRIALVGYDSEKFLAPDDVYANLPECCQYDREKKTKTMKAENTVEGYSIHNHDEILNKPTETTQDVNELKPVFDNYFALKDALVKTDKSEASLKAKDLLKAVNTVKMEKLSVDEHGVFMKVLDNLKSNIEKISTTANIEDQRKFFMNLSVSFYDLVKVSHLENPVYYQHCPMANDGKGANWLSKENNIRNPYFGSQMLTCGKTIETIK from the coding sequence ATGAAATCAACAAATATATTGATAGTAATTGCCTTGTTACTATCCCTCACAGCGTGCAATGCACAAATCAAAAACCCTATTACCGAAAATGTAAAAATATATGGTAACTGTGGAATGTGCGAAAGAACCATTGAAAAAGCAGGAAATATTAAGAAAATAGCAAAAGTAGATTGGAATAAAGATACCAAAATAGCTACACTTACCTATGATACAAGTAAAATTAATCAAGATGAAATATTGAAACGCATTGCATTGGTAGGTTACGACAGCGAAAAATTTCTTGCACCTGATGATGTGTATGCCAACCTTCCAGAATGTTGCCAATACGACCGTGAGAAAAAAACAAAAACGATGAAAGCAGAAAATACCGTGGAAGGGTATTCTATACACAATCACGATGAAATACTAAATAAGCCGACAGAAACAACACAAGATGTCAACGAATTAAAACCGGTTTTTGACAACTATTTTGCACTAAAAGATGCGCTGGTAAAAACAGATAAAAGTGAAGCTTCATTGAAAGCGAAAGATCTGCTAAAAGCAGTCAATACAGTAAAAATGGAGAAACTTTCAGTAGATGAACATGGGGTTTTTATGAAAGTATTAGATAATCTAAAGTCAAATATCGAAAAAATTTCAACTACTGCCAATATAGAAGATCAACGTAAATTTTTTATGAATTTATCGGTGTCTTTTTATGATTTGGTCAAGGTTAGCCATCTAGAAAATCCCGTTTATTATCAACACTGTCCAATGGCTAATGATGGTAAAGGGGCAAACTGGTTGAGCAAGGAAAATAATATTAGAAACCCATACTTTGGTTCGCAGATGCTTACCTGTGGCAAAACAATAGAAACCATTAAGTAA
- a CDS encoding T9SS type A sorting domain-containing protein, with amino-acid sequence MIIVQFGALQAQNYPIGSTTFTFIGNDGSTFTTNVYYPAITAGTNTAVADGQFPVVAFGHGFTINATAYSYLSDFLATKGFIVALPTSNTGTSPNHTQFADHLKVSAELVTAKGNDASSIFFGKINGKTAIGGHSMGGGCTYLAAATAPDVDCIFTLAAAPNTTPTTALSVAPSVAMPSLVVAGVEDCVADTSNQRNLYNATASACKTFLKIVGGTHCQFTDGSGEAGSCYFGEGFSCFGYGPYTSIDNQHTIALNVVLPWLQFYLQNDCTAWQNWVNYANTNAGFSWSSPDVSCGIDLSDTDNDGVLAHCDNCPLDANADQLDSDQTGIGDACEIALCVVDMNLSGNVASGNNETYTVSDYIASTQQINSGATVLYDAGAYIQLIQNFWAQQGSDFTAQIGGCVNKQGQTAATAGRPFSSELFPNPAVGGTLPTLHLLSNKENLRVAVIVLDIQGRVVYEENETLLQIGIARDMVLPLSHLQTGLYWVEVRSDNGWRGGHKLMWSR; translated from the coding sequence TTGATAATAGTACAATTTGGTGCGCTTCAGGCACAAAATTATCCCATCGGCAGCACTACTTTTACTTTTATCGGCAATGATGGCAGCACTTTTACAACCAATGTGTATTATCCGGCGATAACGGCGGGTACTAATACAGCGGTCGCTGACGGGCAATTTCCGGTGGTAGCTTTCGGGCACGGCTTTACGATTAATGCTACGGCGTATTCGTATTTGAGCGATTTTTTAGCGACAAAAGGTTTTATAGTGGCTCTCCCTACTTCCAATACCGGCACTTCGCCCAACCATACCCAATTTGCCGACCACCTGAAAGTGAGCGCGGAGCTGGTGACAGCGAAAGGCAATGATGCTTCCTCTATTTTTTTTGGTAAAATCAACGGAAAAACTGCTATCGGCGGACACTCTATGGGAGGCGGCTGCACTTATCTGGCAGCGGCAACTGCCCCCGATGTAGATTGTATTTTTACGTTGGCAGCAGCTCCCAACACCACGCCCACTACGGCGTTGAGCGTAGCTCCTTCGGTGGCGATGCCTTCTTTGGTGGTGGCAGGTGTGGAAGATTGTGTGGCAGATACCAGCAACCAGCGCAATTTGTATAATGCAACGGCTTCGGCTTGCAAAACATTTTTGAAAATAGTGGGCGGCACGCATTGTCAGTTTACCGATGGTTCCGGTGAGGCAGGCTCTTGTTATTTTGGAGAAGGTTTCAGTTGCTTTGGCTACGGACCTTATACTTCTATTGATAATCAGCACACGATTGCGCTGAATGTGGTATTGCCTTGGCTTCAATTTTATCTACAAAATGATTGCACAGCATGGCAAAACTGGGTGAATTATGCCAATACCAATGCGGGTTTTTCGTGGTCTTCGCCCGATGTGTCCTGTGGTATTGATTTGAGCGATACCGACAATGACGGCGTATTGGCGCATTGCGATAACTGCCCGCTCGATGCCAACGCCGACCAACTCGATAGCGACCAAACCGGCATCGGCGATGCCTGCGAAATTGCGTTGTGTGTGGTGGATATGAATTTGAGCGGAAATGTGGCAAGCGGCAATAATGAAACTTATACCGTTTCGGATTATATTGCTTCTACTCAGCAAATCAACAGTGGTGCAACAGTACTCTACGATGCAGGAGCCTATATACAACTCATTCAGAATTTTTGGGCGCAGCAGGGCAGCGATTTTACGGCACAGATAGGCGGCTGTGTAAACAAACAAGGGCAGACGGCGGCGACAGCAGGCAGACCATTCAGCAGCGAACTGTTTCCAAATCCGGCTGTCGGCGGCACGCTTCCTACTTTGCACCTTCTCAGCAACAAAGAGAATTTGCGGGTGGCGGTGATAGTATTGGATATACAGGGCAGGGTGGTATATGAAGAAAATGAAACCCTCCTGCAAATCGGCATAGCGAGAGATATGGTGTTGCCTTTGTCGCATTTGCAGACGGGCTTGTATTGGGTGGAGGTGCGCAGCGATAATGGCTGGCGCGGCGGACACAAATTGATGTGGAGCCGTTGA
- a CDS encoding choice-of-anchor L domain-containing protein, translated as MKFSKHRHIFVSLLGLLVASAIPVWLWGGNKQYGYEICKNGEYLYFQTVSNVAVADEDEYVAGQLFVQWKNQGIAPFEFPLRQTNERAEPLLAIFDRYEVQSCRQAFPRLRNLSSVYKIQFSASTQHMADFIRALEASGYFEYVERVPMAHTNYTPNDIATQQQWYFNMISAPAAWDISQGSAAITVAIVDDAVRTTHQELAPNLWQNTAEIAGNGADDDGNGYIDDKSGWDAADNDGNPNPPASASNNNFSHGTHCAGVVSARTDNGSGIAALGFNVRLMPIKCSPDASATPNNLPNVAEGMEYAIANGADVINMSWSFYPFSLTLQFLCQEAENAGIVLVGASGNDGTIAVTYPSAYPTVLGVGASDKYNAREASSNYGPVVKAFAPGENIYSCSATSDNAYTAYSGTSPATAMVSALAALMRSHDPNLTPKRIRKCITETLDEMNSTYILPGRINAEEALKCLNIPPFAFFMADSLTVENITICPGASITFQDTSYGPDINSWNWTFAGGQPAVSNIPNPTVTFNTAGDYNVTLTVSNPYGSDSQTLTVHVAQPSAVLSGDTIIINGMGTELQFTFDGTPPYSLTYNNGTSNITINDITENPFFLPLNPTITAADEESQVYQYTLVSASDAYCDMNISGTATVTVLDIDACVDCPYDYVQNTFLGGGCVSAFNVTYKGSSQGIGRFEKSGNLDIGFDKGIYLVTGNANELLEGPNQSGGTSFNVPPTGNNSCSPGNAGADGDLDLNLSVGAGLCTNDAAVLEFDFIPSTPNIKFNYVFASEEYPEYVCSSFNDVFGFFISGPGISGPYTDNAVNIALIPGTNLPVTINNVNSWASVNGTPPAGNCIDTYDDLHVQLNTGDPQSEFDGFTVPLTARILGLTPCQVYHIKIAVADVSDEILDSGVFLEAKSFTDEGNAPNVVANGFFDQGTGLFSTYEGCESAFFEFSRPDLEDDAEPMEIHYSLEGLAENGVDYEPLSGTIVIPAGEATAVLEIHALQDTETEGIEEIILNIDDIQCTCSNFPVSVILLIIDNVLVNAGEDVEICQGESIQLNATPADNISYIWSNTPYLNDSTIHNPVATPAVTTTFGVQSVDEHGCMAEDNMTVFVVPPPALPAIVTDTTICSGEAIEYQISALSPVWGYTYQWSPATGLDDATIPNPTVTLDASRTYTLTVTNAAGCDTTITVNLNASSVDVETALPDTAFCAGSSLVLSGENGFARYVWSTGDTTQSITIDDIGTYILTVYDENNCADTAVAAVTLYPSPEVSINGTAEINLGESTTLSTNSTYAQYLWNDGSANPTLEVSQAGTYQVMVSNEFGCSDTADFTLNVKIEAPFYIPTAFSPNNDQMNDNFRVFVDAARISTVELYVYNRWGNRVFGEKSAAPLWNGTFEGKEAEVGVYVYFGTVELINGERIDFKGNVTLVR; from the coding sequence ATGAAGTTTTCAAAACATCGCCACATCTTTGTTAGCCTCTTGGGGCTGTTGGTGGCATCAGCAATACCTGTTTGGTTGTGGGGCGGTAATAAACAATATGGTTATGAGATATGTAAAAACGGGGAATATTTATATTTTCAAACCGTGAGCAATGTAGCGGTAGCCGATGAAGATGAATATGTAGCAGGGCAATTATTTGTGCAGTGGAAAAATCAGGGAATTGCTCCTTTTGAGTTTCCTTTGCGCCAAACCAACGAAAGAGCAGAGCCTTTGCTCGCCATTTTCGACCGCTACGAAGTACAAAGCTGTCGTCAGGCTTTTCCGCGCCTCCGCAATTTGTCGTCTGTTTATAAAATACAGTTTTCCGCATCTACTCAGCATATGGCTGATTTTATCCGCGCTTTGGAGGCAAGCGGCTACTTTGAATATGTAGAGCGTGTACCGATGGCGCACACCAATTATACGCCCAACGATATTGCCACACAACAACAATGGTATTTTAATATGATTTCTGCTCCTGCTGCTTGGGATATTTCGCAGGGGAGTGCTGCCATTACAGTAGCCATTGTTGATGATGCCGTGCGCACCACCCACCAAGAACTCGCCCCCAATTTGTGGCAAAATACCGCCGAAATAGCGGGCAACGGCGCAGATGATGACGGCAACGGCTATATAGACGACAAAAGCGGCTGGGATGCTGCCGATAATGACGGCAACCCCAATCCGCCCGCTTCGGCGAGCAACAACAATTTTTCGCACGGCACACACTGCGCCGGCGTAGTGTCGGCACGCACGGATAACGGCTCCGGTATTGCAGCCTTGGGTTTTAATGTACGGCTAATGCCCATTAAATGCAGCCCCGATGCCTCCGCCACTCCCAACAATTTACCCAATGTTGCCGAGGGTATGGAATATGCAATTGCCAACGGTGCCGATGTTATCAATATGTCGTGGTCGTTTTATCCTTTTTCGCTCACTTTGCAGTTTTTGTGTCAGGAAGCGGAAAATGCGGGCATTGTGTTGGTAGGTGCTTCGGGTAACGATGGCACTATTGCCGTTACCTATCCGAGTGCGTACCCCACCGTATTAGGCGTTGGTGCTTCGGATAAATATAATGCCCGAGAAGCCTCGTCCAATTATGGTCCCGTCGTAAAAGCCTTCGCGCCGGGTGAAAATATATACAGTTGTTCGGCTACTTCCGATAATGCTTATACCGCATATAGCGGCACTTCGCCGGCAACTGCGATGGTATCGGCACTGGCGGCACTAATGCGCTCGCACGACCCCAACTTAACGCCCAAAAGAATCAGAAAGTGCATCACGGAAACACTCGACGAAATGAACAGCACTTATATACTCCCCGGACGTATCAATGCAGAAGAAGCACTGAAATGTTTAAATATCCCGCCCTTTGCTTTTTTTATGGCAGATAGCCTGACGGTAGAAAACATCACCATTTGTCCGGGAGCGAGCATCACTTTTCAGGATACTTCTTATGGACCTGATATTAATTCGTGGAACTGGACTTTTGCGGGCGGGCAGCCTGCCGTTTCCAATATTCCTAACCCAACTGTTACTTTCAATACTGCCGGAGATTATAACGTTACGCTCACCGTGAGCAATCCTTATGGCAGCGACAGCCAAACGCTCACCGTACATGTGGCGCAACCGAGTGCGGTGTTGAGCGGCGATACCATCATCATCAACGGAATGGGAACGGAGTTGCAGTTTACTTTTGACGGCACACCGCCTTATTCACTCACCTACAACAACGGAACTTCCAATATCACCATCAACGATATTACCGAAAATCCCTTTTTTCTGCCGCTTAATCCCACCATCACCGCCGCCGATGAAGAGTCGCAGGTATATCAATATACGCTTGTCAGTGCTTCCGATGCCTATTGCGATATGAATATAAGCGGCACGGCTACTGTTACCGTTTTGGATATAGACGCTTGTGTGGATTGCCCTTACGATTATGTGCAAAATACTTTTTTGGGCGGCGGTTGTGTGAGTGCTTTTAATGTCACTTACAAAGGTTCTTCGCAGGGCATAGGGCGTTTTGAAAAAAGCGGCAATTTGGATATAGGCTTTGATAAAGGAATTTATTTGGTGACAGGAAATGCCAATGAGTTGTTGGAAGGACCGAACCAAAGTGGCGGCACTTCGTTCAACGTGCCGCCGACGGGCAACAACTCCTGCTCGCCGGGGAATGCGGGTGCTGACGGTGATTTGGATTTGAACTTGTCGGTGGGTGCGGGTTTATGTACCAACGATGCCGCCGTTTTGGAATTTGATTTTATTCCTTCCACGCCCAATATCAAATTCAACTATGTATTTGCCTCCGAAGAGTATCCTGAATATGTGTGCAGTTCTTTTAATGATGTATTCGGATTTTTTATCAGTGGTCCGGGCATCAGCGGTCCTTATACCGACAATGCCGTTAATATCGCGCTCATTCCCGGCACCAATTTGCCGGTTACTATCAATAATGTAAATTCCTGGGCAAGCGTCAATGGCACACCTCCTGCGGGCAATTGTATAGATACTTATGACGATTTGCATGTACAACTGAATACAGGCGACCCGCAAAGCGAATTTGATGGTTTCACCGTTCCGCTCACGGCGCGTATTTTGGGGCTTACGCCTTGTCAGGTGTATCATATCAAAATAGCGGTAGCCGATGTGAGCGATGAAATTTTGGATTCGGGAGTATTTTTGGAAGCGAAAAGTTTTACAGACGAAGGCAATGCGCCCAATGTGGTAGCCAATGGTTTTTTTGACCAAGGCACTGGTTTATTCTCTACCTATGAAGGCTGCGAATCTGCTTTTTTTGAGTTTTCGCGCCCCGATTTGGAAGATGATGCCGAGCCGATGGAAATTCATTACAGCCTCGAAGGATTAGCCGAAAACGGTGTGGACTACGAACCTCTGTCGGGAACTATCGTCATTCCGGCGGGCGAAGCTACGGCTGTTTTGGAAATACACGCCCTGCAAGACACCGAAACCGAAGGCATTGAAGAAATTATATTAAATATTGATGATATTCAGTGTACTTGCTCTAATTTTCCGGTGTCGGTTATTTTGCTCATCATTGATAATGTGCTGGTAAATGCGGGTGAAGATGTAGAAATTTGCCAAGGCGAGAGCATACAACTCAATGCCACACCTGCCGACAACATCAGCTATATTTGGTCAAATACACCATACCTCAACGATTCTACTATTCATAATCCCGTTGCCACACCTGCGGTTACTACCACCTTCGGCGTACAATCGGTTGATGAACACGGCTGTATGGCTGAAGATAACATGACGGTATTTGTAGTACCGCCGCCTGCTTTGCCCGCCATTGTTACCGACACCACCATCTGCTCCGGCGAAGCCATTGAATACCAAATCAGTGCTTTGTCGCCGGTATGGGGTTATACTTATCAGTGGAGTCCTGCCACCGGCTTAGATGATGCCACTATCCCGAATCCCACCGTCACCTTAGATGCTTCGCGCACCTACACGCTCACCGTCACCAATGCGGCGGGCTGCGATACCACCATCACCGTCAACCTGAACGCCAGCAGTGTGGACGTGGAAACCGCTTTGCCGGATACTGCTTTTTGTGCGGGCAGCAGCTTAGTATTAAGCGGCGAAAACGGCTTTGCACGCTATGTGTGGAGCACGGGCGACACCACCCAAAGCATCACCATTGACGACATCGGCACTTACATACTCACCGTGTATGACGAAAACAACTGCGCCGATACAGCAGTGGCAGCAGTGACGCTTTATCCTTCGCCGGAGGTGAGTATCAACGGAACAGCGGAAATTAATTTGGGCGAAAGCACTACTTTGAGCACCAACAGCACCTATGCACAATATTTGTGGAATGATGGCTCTGCCAATCCCACTTTGGAGGTTTCGCAGGCGGGCACTTATCAGGTGATGGTATCCAATGAATTTGGGTGCAGCGATACGGCAGATTTTACGCTGAACGTAAAAATAGAAGCACCTTTTTATATCCCCACCGCCTTTTCGCCCAACAACGACCAAATGAACGATAATTTTCGTGTATTTGTAGATGCAGCCCGCATCAGCACCGTAGAGCTATATGTATATAACCGTTGGGGCAACCGCGTATTTGGCGAAAAAAGTGCTGCGCCCCTGTGGAACGGAACTTTTGAAGGCAAAGAAGCGGAGGTGGGCGTATATGTTTATTTTGGTACCGTAGAGCTCATCAACGGCGAGCGCATTGATTTCAAAGGAAACGTGACTTTGGTGCGTTGA